The genomic stretch ACCGAGATCCGCGAGAAGTACCGTCCAGGCCACGCCGATTTCACCTTCGACGCCAAGTACGGATTTCGAGATCACCGGGGCGGAGGACGCTCGAGCGCGCGGGAAACGACGGTGCGCGTGGCTGCAGGGGCCGTGGCCAAGAAGCTTCTTCGCGAGCGATGGGGTGTCGTCGTCATCGGTTACGTCAAGCAGGTGGGGCACATCGTCGCCCCGGACCCTGATCCCGATGCACTGGAGCTCGAGGACGTGGAGCGAAATGCCGTTCGATGTCCCGATCCCGACACCGCCGACCGGATGGAAGAGCTCATCGAGAGAGTCCGCAAGGAAGGGGACTCGGTGGGAGGTGTCGCCGAGATCATAGCCAGGAACGTACCCCCTGGCTGGGGAGAGCCCGTATTCGACAAGCTGAAGGCCGATCTCGGAAAGGCGCTCTTCAGCCTCCCGGCGGTGATGGGCGTCGAGTACGGAGCGGGCTTCGCGGTGGCGACCATGCGGGGGAGCGAGGCCAACGACTCATTTACGTCGGAGGGCGGACGAATCGTCACGCGCACGAACCGCCACGGTGGAATGCTCGGCGGCATCTCCTCGGGTATGCCGATCGTGCTCCGCTGTGCGCTCAAGCCCACGAGCAGCCTTCCGATCGAGCAATCCACGGTGACACGGTCCGGCGAGCCCACCACGATCTCGACGAAGGGCCGGCACGACCCTTGCCTCCTGCCCCGCTTCGTTCC from Vicinamibacteria bacterium encodes the following:
- the aroC gene encoding chorismate synthase, whose amino-acid sequence is MAGNSFGKLFRVTTAGESHGPGYVVILDGVPPGLELSEADLIPDLDRRRPGQSMLTSQRREGDVPEILSGVFEGRTTGTSIAISIANRDARSKDYTEIREKYRPGHADFTFDAKYGFRDHRGGGRSSARETTVRVAAGAVAKKLLRERWGVVVIGYVKQVGHIVAPDPDPDALELEDVERNAVRCPDPDTADRMEELIERVRKEGDSVGGVAEIIARNVPPGWGEPVFDKLKADLGKALFSLPAVMGVEYGAGFAVATMRGSEANDSFTSEGGRIVTRTNRHGGMLGGISSGMPIVLRCALKPTSSLPIEQSTVTRSGEPTTISTKGRHDPCLLPRFVPMGEAMVALTLADHALRHLATTGRGHSTPRFPKQ